Proteins encoded together in one Catenulispora sp. EB89 window:
- a CDS encoding Gfo/Idh/MocA family protein, whose product MTFSLGIVGAGQFSGQFAKLWQLHPGVGDISVTDLLPERAERLAAEYELAGTVPSFEAMLASDVDAVGIFTQRWTHGPLVVQALRAGKHVYSAVPMAVTREEIAAIIDEVRATGLTYMMGETSYYNPATVYARDLVAKDAFGRLFYAEGDYVHDMDLGFYDAYKYSGGENWKATASYPPLLYPTHAIGGVLGAWQTHAVSVSAIGVVDDRGDGVFDKEVSMFDNDFSNATALFEAAGGGSFRTNEFRRVGYPSRLRESRFRFFGTQGSLEQLATVSLWQDRDGVTDVSDHLQPRPTLAPDDPSLEHVAPALRDAFTSGSAPVHDRTRLPREFANVVNGHEGSHHFLADDFVVAVTTGAPPAVNAWEAARYTLPGIVAHESALQGGARLVIPDFGDAPGI is encoded by the coding sequence GTGACGTTTTCCCTCGGCATCGTCGGCGCCGGCCAGTTCTCCGGGCAGTTCGCCAAGCTGTGGCAACTGCATCCCGGAGTCGGCGACATCTCCGTCACCGACCTGCTGCCCGAGCGCGCCGAACGCCTCGCGGCCGAGTACGAGCTCGCCGGCACGGTCCCGTCCTTCGAGGCGATGCTCGCCTCCGACGTCGACGCGGTCGGGATCTTCACCCAGCGCTGGACCCACGGCCCACTGGTCGTGCAGGCGCTGCGGGCGGGCAAGCACGTCTACTCGGCGGTGCCGATGGCGGTGACGCGCGAGGAGATAGCCGCGATCATCGACGAGGTCCGCGCGACCGGCCTGACCTACATGATGGGGGAGACCAGCTACTACAACCCGGCCACGGTCTACGCCCGGGACCTGGTCGCCAAGGACGCCTTCGGCCGGCTCTTCTACGCCGAGGGCGACTACGTGCACGACATGGACCTCGGCTTCTACGACGCCTACAAGTACAGCGGCGGCGAGAACTGGAAGGCCACCGCCAGCTACCCGCCGCTGCTCTACCCGACCCACGCGATCGGCGGCGTCCTCGGCGCGTGGCAGACGCACGCGGTGAGCGTGTCGGCGATCGGCGTCGTCGACGACCGGGGCGACGGCGTGTTCGACAAGGAGGTGAGCATGTTCGACAACGACTTCTCGAACGCCACCGCCCTGTTCGAGGCGGCCGGCGGCGGCAGCTTCCGCACGAACGAGTTCCGCCGCGTCGGCTACCCCTCGCGCCTGCGCGAGTCGCGCTTCCGCTTCTTCGGCACGCAGGGGAGCCTGGAGCAGCTCGCGACCGTGAGCCTGTGGCAGGACCGCGACGGTGTTACCGACGTCAGCGACCACTTGCAGCCGCGTCCCACCCTGGCGCCGGACGACCCGTCGCTGGAGCACGTCGCCCCGGCACTGCGCGACGCGTTCACCTCCGGCTCGGCGCCGGTGCACGACCGGACCCGGCTGCCGCGGGAGTTCGCGAACGTGGTCAACGGGCATGAGGGCAGCCACCACTTCCTGGCCGACGACTTCGTGGTCGCGGTGACGACCGGCGCGCCGCCGGCGGTGAACGCCTGGGAGGCGGCGCGGTACACGCTGCCGGGGATCGTGGCGCACGAGTCCGCGTTGCAGGGCGGGGCGCGGTTGGTGATTCCCGACTTCGGTGACGCGCCGGGGATCTGA
- a CDS encoding GntR family transcriptional regulator, with the protein MAQPLYERIEKQLRRRLDSAADGDPFPSEPRLAEEFGVSRMTVRAALAGLERDGMLERVPGRGSFVRKGAAHRPVGVLLSFHDQALAEGKTPRSRVLKAEVRAATAQESAALYQTEDEGEEASQNSEQVVAITRVRLFDELPIAIERAVFPATLSALLTTDLETGSLHNALRRLGLTPTLGSSLLTARTADDDAPDLGVAATTPMLVETRSIVDQHGDPLEYTVSCYVADRYALRVDFSVSQPERS; encoded by the coding sequence ATGGCCCAGCCCCTCTACGAGCGCATCGAGAAGCAACTGCGCCGCCGCCTCGACTCCGCCGCCGACGGCGATCCGTTCCCCTCCGAGCCGCGGCTGGCCGAGGAGTTCGGCGTCTCACGGATGACGGTGCGCGCCGCCCTGGCCGGCCTGGAGCGCGACGGCATGCTCGAACGCGTCCCGGGACGCGGCAGCTTCGTCCGCAAAGGCGCCGCGCACCGCCCCGTCGGCGTCCTGCTCAGCTTCCACGACCAGGCCCTCGCCGAGGGCAAGACGCCCCGCTCCCGGGTCTTGAAAGCAGAGGTACGCGCGGCGACCGCGCAGGAGTCTGCTGCGCTGTATCAGACGGAGGATGAGGGCGAGGAGGCAAGCCAGAACAGCGAGCAAGTCGTCGCCATCACCCGCGTCCGCCTCTTCGACGAGCTCCCCATCGCCATCGAGCGCGCCGTCTTCCCCGCGACCCTCAGCGCCCTGCTGACCACCGACCTGGAAACCGGCTCACTCCACAACGCCCTGCGCCGCCTCGGCCTGACCCCGACCCTCGGCTCCTCGCTCCTCACCGCCCGCACCGCCGACGACGACGCCCCCGACCTCGGCGTCGCCGCGACCACCCCGATGCTCGTCGAGACCCGCTCTATCGTCGACCAGCACGGCGACCCGCTGGAATACACGGTCAGCTGCTACGTGGCCGACCGCTACGCGCTCAGAGTCGACTTCTCCGTCTCGCAGCCGGAGCGCAGCTAA
- a CDS encoding LacI family DNA-binding transcriptional regulator, producing the protein MNTGGRRRPTIEDVAAEAGVSRGTVSRVLNGGLNVSADALAAVDAAIRKTGYVVNLHARAMVTQRSGTVAFVLSEPQERFFTDPNFNVLLRACTQALADHDIALLLAFAGTPDEQKRVLRFLGGGHVDGALLVSTHTGDPFVGQVLGLGLPIVACGQPIGHEGALPYVGVDELDGARQVVAHLVAVGRRAVATITGPLDTPGGVKRLAGWRETTGGDDTLVAYGDYSRESGEAAMGELLERRPDLDAVFVASDLMAVGALDALRRAGRRVPEDVAVAGFDDSPVAATAVPPLTTMRQPFKRISAEMVRLLLARIEGEPLASVVLPTVLVERASTG; encoded by the coding sequence ATGAACACAGGCGGTAGGCGGCGGCCGACCATAGAGGACGTCGCGGCCGAGGCCGGAGTCAGCCGCGGGACGGTGTCCCGGGTGCTCAACGGGGGTCTGAACGTCTCCGCGGACGCACTGGCCGCAGTGGACGCCGCGATCCGCAAAACGGGATACGTCGTCAACCTGCATGCGCGAGCGATGGTGACGCAGCGGTCGGGGACTGTGGCGTTCGTCCTGTCGGAGCCACAGGAACGGTTCTTCACGGACCCGAACTTCAATGTGCTGCTGCGGGCCTGTACGCAGGCGCTCGCCGACCACGACATCGCGCTGCTGCTGGCGTTCGCCGGGACGCCGGACGAGCAGAAGCGGGTGCTGCGGTTCCTGGGCGGCGGGCACGTCGACGGCGCGCTGCTGGTCTCGACGCACACCGGGGATCCATTCGTCGGGCAGGTGCTGGGCCTGGGGCTGCCGATCGTCGCGTGCGGGCAGCCGATCGGGCATGAGGGGGCGCTGCCGTATGTCGGCGTCGATGAGCTTGACGGCGCGCGGCAGGTGGTGGCGCACCTGGTGGCCGTGGGGCGGCGTGCGGTCGCGACGATCACCGGGCCCCTGGACACTCCGGGTGGCGTGAAGCGGCTGGCCGGGTGGCGGGAGACGACCGGGGGCGACGACACGTTGGTCGCGTACGGGGACTACTCGCGGGAGTCGGGGGAGGCGGCGATGGGGGAGTTGCTGGAGCGGCGGCCGGATCTGGACGCGGTCTTTGTGGCTTCGGACCTGATGGCGGTTGGGGCGTTGGACGCGCTGCGGCGGGCCGGGCGTCGGGTCCCGGAGGACGTGGCGGTGGCCGGGTTCGACGATTCGCCGGTCGCGGCTACTGCGGTGCCTCCGTTGACGACGATGCGGCAGCCCTTTAAGCGGATCAGTGCTGAGATGGTTCGGTTGTTGTTGGCTCGGATCGAGGGGGAGCCGCTGGCGTCGGTGGTATTGCCGACGGTGTTGGTGGAGCGGGCTTCTACGGGCTGA
- the deoC gene encoding deoxyribose-phosphate aldolase, with product MSVASLEAPHWDGPLPTRDAVAKMIDHSLLRPELTPADVEAGLATAVEYQVASVCVRPADVEPVAAALRGTGVLVGTVVGFPHGSSTTATKVFETSELVSLGAEEIDMVIDIGRLRGGDAAFTRAEIAAVVQAAEGCPVKVIFENAYLTDEEKIAGYQAAEAAGAAYVKTSTGFAAGGATAADIALMRRTVSPAVRVKAAGGVRTLDALLELNRLGATRFGATTTAAMLDELEARRGGDGDR from the coding sequence ATGTCTGTCGCCTCGCTCGAAGCCCCGCACTGGGACGGCCCCCTGCCGACCCGCGACGCGGTGGCGAAGATGATCGACCACTCCCTGCTCCGCCCGGAGCTGACCCCGGCCGACGTCGAGGCCGGCCTGGCGACCGCGGTCGAGTACCAGGTCGCGTCGGTGTGCGTACGCCCCGCCGACGTGGAGCCGGTCGCCGCCGCGCTGCGCGGCACCGGCGTCCTGGTCGGCACAGTGGTTGGCTTCCCGCACGGCAGCAGCACGACGGCGACCAAGGTGTTCGAGACCAGCGAGCTGGTCTCGCTCGGCGCCGAGGAGATCGACATGGTGATCGACATCGGCCGCCTGCGCGGCGGCGACGCGGCGTTCACCCGCGCCGAGATCGCCGCGGTGGTGCAGGCCGCCGAGGGGTGCCCGGTGAAGGTGATCTTCGAGAACGCCTACCTGACGGACGAGGAGAAGATCGCCGGCTATCAGGCGGCCGAGGCCGCCGGCGCGGCGTACGTCAAGACCAGCACCGGCTTCGCCGCCGGGGGAGCGACGGCTGCGGACATCGCTTTGATGCGCCGGACGGTGTCGCCAGCCGTGCGCGTCAAGGCGGCGGGCGGCGTGCGAACGCTGGACGCACTGCTGGAGCTGAACCGGCTGGGAGCCACGCGCTTCGGGGCGACGACCACCGCGGCGATGCTCGACGAACTCGAGGCGCGGCGGGGTGGTGATGGCGATAGATAA
- a CDS encoding SgcJ/EcaC family oxidoreductase yields the protein MSNQEPVDSRITDPARLPFAYADALNAGDADAVVALFHQDASMRTFGGDILTDQEALRAEAVNSIAAQARLTNKPRFTQVGGDTALSVVDWDLEATLPDGTRISPTGTTTAVARRSADGSWRFVVLNCQGAAGAPGWSNN from the coding sequence ATGAGCAACCAGGAACCCGTCGACTCCAGAATCACTGACCCGGCACGTCTCCCATTCGCGTATGCGGATGCGCTCAACGCCGGCGACGCCGACGCTGTCGTCGCGCTGTTCCATCAGGACGCGTCGATGCGCACCTTCGGCGGCGACATCCTCACCGACCAGGAGGCGCTGCGTGCTGAGGCGGTCAACTCGATCGCGGCGCAGGCGCGTCTGACCAACAAGCCGAGGTTCACCCAGGTCGGGGGCGACACGGCTCTGAGCGTCGTCGATTGGGATCTTGAGGCGACGTTGCCGGATGGGACCCGGATCTCGCCGACCGGGACGACGACGGCCGTTGCCCGACGGTCGGCAGACGGGTCGTGGCGGTTCGTGGTCCTCAACTGCCAGGGGGCGGCCGGGGCTCCCGGGTGGTCCAATAACTAG